A single genomic interval of Orcinus orca chromosome 19, mOrcOrc1.1, whole genome shotgun sequence harbors:
- the LOC101273818 gene encoding LOW QUALITY PROTEIN: gasdermin-B (The sequence of the model RefSeq protein was modified relative to this genomic sequence to represent the inferred CDS: substituted 1 base at 1 genomic stop codon): MGSEGSESRIENFHHWDKKVHRWVEAGWVGFLISASTGKSLSLEDFPSVKERMQDMVRVLQNPTEERKEVLSCFTKCLSKDEELQDLERRVRGPRKNWGREREEPVGRQPAIMGLGLSPPSPGPRCLRSGAPGSYRWKAQQVLSCSLFNAAGIFFFFLIIFHCIYAAGILIEEHTEAISDFLDDLIELSEEGQLVAEALVKGTLPLFFFFPDPEVPVTSPFLLHSPLPAVYAAVESLRVSREERRGGLLRLPWAQDEGVRPNICHFWHISLFLDFTVWWVSFQVEPILEQNQGEQPRDVGCDPEARTLCALYIVVSILLXLGENSTSVSS; this comes from the exons ATGGGCAGTGAGGGCTCAGAGTCCAGAATTGAAAACTTCCACCACTGGGACAAGAAGGTCCACAGGTGGGTGGAG gctgggtgggtggggttCTTAATTTCTGCCTCTACTGGGAAGTCCTTGAGTTTGGAGGATTTCCCAAGCGTGAAGGAGAGGATGCAGGACATGGTGCGAGTCCTCCAGAATCCGACTGAGGAGCGAAAAGAGGTGCTAAGCTGCTTCACCAAGTGCCTCAGCAAGGATGAAGAGCTGCAGGATCTAGAGCGAAGAGTAAGAGGCCCAAGGAAGaactggggcagagagagggaggagccAGTGGGGAGACAACCTGCTATAATGGGACTGGGCTTATCTCCCCCATCTCCTGGTCCTAGGTGTCTGAGGTCCGGCGCTCCGGGGAGCTACAGATGGAAGGCCCAGCAGGTTCTGTCATGCAGCCTTTTTAATGCTgctgggatcttttttttttttttga taatattccattgtatatacgctGCTGGGATCTTGATAGAGGAGCACACAGAAGCCATTTCGGATTTCTTGGATGACTTGAT TGAGCTGTCTGAGGAGGGGCAGCTTGTTGCTGAGGCCCTAGTTAAGGGGACcctgccccttttttttttttttccg GATCCAGAAGTCCCAGTGACCAGTCCCTTCCTACTTCATAGTCCTCTGCCAGCTGTCTATGCAGCTG TTGAGAGTTTGAGGGTCTCCAGGGAAGAGCGCCGTGGTGGATTGCTACGTCTGCCATGGGCTCAGGATGAAGGAGTGCGACCAAATATTTGCCATTTCTGGCATATTTCcttgtttctagattttacagTCTGGTGGGTTTCCTTCCAGGTGGAGCCTATCCTGGAGCAGAACCAGGGTGAGCAGCCCCGTGACGTGGGCTGTGACCCTGAGGCACGGACTCTCTGTGCCCTCTACATTGTTGTCTCCATCCTGCTGTAGCTGGGTGAGAATTCTACCTCTGTGTCTTCCTAA
- the ZPBP2 gene encoding zona pellucida-binding protein 2 isoform X2 has protein sequence MRAWVLLSAVLWYLTGVKLYVKLHHNSPILVCMDLKRAEKETVDPTYLWVGPNEKPLTGNNKINITKTGKLMVKDFLEPLSGLYTCTLSYKTVKAETQEEKVVKQRYDFMIFAYREPDYSYQMAVRFTTKSCVGKYNDLLFRLLKKILHNLIADLSCHIIEPSYKCHFVKVPKHGLIPELFIAFQVNPFAPGWKGKCNESVDCQDNTNHNILQARNRIEEFFRSQAYIFNHDFNKTLPAMHFVDHSFQIVRIDSCRPGFGKNEGLHSNCATCCVVCGPETFSPDVDVTCQTCVSIQIYGAKSCP, from the exons ATGCGAGCGTGGGTCCTGCTCTCCGCGGTGCTCTGGTACCTCACAGGAG tgaaattatatgtaaaattacATCACAATAGCCCAATCCTTGTCTGTATGGATTTGAAACGCGCTGAAAAAGAAACAGTGGACCCCACCTACTTATGGGTTGGGCCTAATGAAAAGCCATTAACAG gaaataataaaataaatataaccaaAACAGGAAAGCTGATGGTGAAAGACTTTCTGGAGCCTTTGTCTGGACTTTACACATGCACTCTTTCTTATAAGACTGTCAAAGCAGAAACCCAAGAAGAAAAGGTAGTAAAGCAGAGATATGACTTTATGATCTTTG CCTACCGGGAACCTGACTATTCATATCAGATGGCTGTACGTTTTACCACAAAATCTTGTGTAGGAAAGTATAATGATCTGCTTTTTAGACTGCTGAAGAAAATCTTGCATAATTTAATCGCTGATTTGTCATGCCATATCATAGAACCATCATATAAATGCCATTTTGTTAAAGTCCCAAAACATGGCCTCATTCCTGAGCTATTTATAGCCTTTCAAg TTAATCCTTTTGCACCAGGGTGGAAAGGTAAATGCAATGAGTCTGTTGACTGTCAAGATAACACTAaccataatatcctccag GCAAGAAATCGAATAGAAGAATTTTTCCGGAGCCAAGCATATATTTTCAACCATGATTTTAATAAAACTCTACCAGCTATGCATTTTGTGGACCACAGTTTTCAGATAGTACGAATAGATAGCTGTCGTCCAGGCTTTGGAAAAAATGAAGGTCTCCACAGCAATTGTGCTACCTGTTGtg TGGTTTGTGGTCCTGAGACTTTTAGTCCTGATGTTGATGTTACATGTCAGACCTGCGTTTCTATCCAAATCTACGGAGCTAAATCTTGCCCATAA
- the ZPBP2 gene encoding zona pellucida-binding protein 2 isoform X1 encodes MRAWVLLSAVLWYLTGVGWQRNSERTEKGFIYGNPGHPVKLYVKLHHNSPILVCMDLKRAEKETVDPTYLWVGPNEKPLTGNNKINITKTGKLMVKDFLEPLSGLYTCTLSYKTVKAETQEEKVVKQRYDFMIFAYREPDYSYQMAVRFTTKSCVGKYNDLLFRLLKKILHNLIADLSCHIIEPSYKCHFVKVPKHGLIPELFIAFQVNPFAPGWKGKCNESVDCQDNTNHNILQARNRIEEFFRSQAYIFNHDFNKTLPAMHFVDHSFQIVRIDSCRPGFGKNEGLHSNCATCCVVCGPETFSPDVDVTCQTCVSIQIYGAKSCP; translated from the exons ATGCGAGCGTGGGTCCTGCTCTCCGCGGTGCTCTGGTACCTCACAGGAG TTGGATGGCAGCGTAATTCCGAGCGCACTGAGAAAGGCTTCATTTATGGCAACCCGGGACACCCAG tgaaattatatgtaaaattacATCACAATAGCCCAATCCTTGTCTGTATGGATTTGAAACGCGCTGAAAAAGAAACAGTGGACCCCACCTACTTATGGGTTGGGCCTAATGAAAAGCCATTAACAG gaaataataaaataaatataaccaaAACAGGAAAGCTGATGGTGAAAGACTTTCTGGAGCCTTTGTCTGGACTTTACACATGCACTCTTTCTTATAAGACTGTCAAAGCAGAAACCCAAGAAGAAAAGGTAGTAAAGCAGAGATATGACTTTATGATCTTTG CCTACCGGGAACCTGACTATTCATATCAGATGGCTGTACGTTTTACCACAAAATCTTGTGTAGGAAAGTATAATGATCTGCTTTTTAGACTGCTGAAGAAAATCTTGCATAATTTAATCGCTGATTTGTCATGCCATATCATAGAACCATCATATAAATGCCATTTTGTTAAAGTCCCAAAACATGGCCTCATTCCTGAGCTATTTATAGCCTTTCAAg TTAATCCTTTTGCACCAGGGTGGAAAGGTAAATGCAATGAGTCTGTTGACTGTCAAGATAACACTAaccataatatcctccag GCAAGAAATCGAATAGAAGAATTTTTCCGGAGCCAAGCATATATTTTCAACCATGATTTTAATAAAACTCTACCAGCTATGCATTTTGTGGACCACAGTTTTCAGATAGTACGAATAGATAGCTGTCGTCCAGGCTTTGGAAAAAATGAAGGTCTCCACAGCAATTGTGCTACCTGTTGtg TGGTTTGTGGTCCTGAGACTTTTAGTCCTGATGTTGATGTTACATGTCAGACCTGCGTTTCTATCCAAATCTACGGAGCTAAATCTTGCCCATAA
- the ZPBP2 gene encoding zona pellucida-binding protein 2 isoform X3 has protein sequence MRAWVLLSAVLWYLTGVGWQRNSERTEKGFIYGNPGHPVKLYVKLHHNSPILVCMDLKRAEKETVDPTYLWVGPNEKPLTGNNKINITKTGKLMVKDFLEPLSGLYTCTLSYKTVKAETQEEKVVKQRYDFMIFVNPFAPGWKGKCNESVDCQDNTNHNILQARNRIEEFFRSQAYIFNHDFNKTLPAMHFVDHSFQIVRIDSCRPGFGKNEGLHSNCATCCVVCGPETFSPDVDVTCQTCVSIQIYGAKSCP, from the exons ATGCGAGCGTGGGTCCTGCTCTCCGCGGTGCTCTGGTACCTCACAGGAG TTGGATGGCAGCGTAATTCCGAGCGCACTGAGAAAGGCTTCATTTATGGCAACCCGGGACACCCAG tgaaattatatgtaaaattacATCACAATAGCCCAATCCTTGTCTGTATGGATTTGAAACGCGCTGAAAAAGAAACAGTGGACCCCACCTACTTATGGGTTGGGCCTAATGAAAAGCCATTAACAG gaaataataaaataaatataaccaaAACAGGAAAGCTGATGGTGAAAGACTTTCTGGAGCCTTTGTCTGGACTTTACACATGCACTCTTTCTTATAAGACTGTCAAAGCAGAAACCCAAGAAGAAAAGGTAGTAAAGCAGAGATATGACTTTATGATCTTTG TTAATCCTTTTGCACCAGGGTGGAAAGGTAAATGCAATGAGTCTGTTGACTGTCAAGATAACACTAaccataatatcctccag GCAAGAAATCGAATAGAAGAATTTTTCCGGAGCCAAGCATATATTTTCAACCATGATTTTAATAAAACTCTACCAGCTATGCATTTTGTGGACCACAGTTTTCAGATAGTACGAATAGATAGCTGTCGTCCAGGCTTTGGAAAAAATGAAGGTCTCCACAGCAATTGTGCTACCTGTTGtg TGGTTTGTGGTCCTGAGACTTTTAGTCCTGATGTTGATGTTACATGTCAGACCTGCGTTTCTATCCAAATCTACGGAGCTAAATCTTGCCCATAA